A window of the Henckelia pumila isolate YLH828 chromosome 3, ASM3356847v2, whole genome shotgun sequence genome harbors these coding sequences:
- the LOC140891612 gene encoding uncharacterized protein translates to MVKPKQRHVPFVVGKNKKIQGVSDVDPLDHGDWTLVKKQRVTIIIPALPIKMQSTFPIAGEGQVQEMPRKTNSQSQCPSSTPSPKQLVNQTEKTMTLSPEHTTPSSKTLHPPEPALTPQKPTTPLRRISSDNSPPHRCGEDSNIGFCTATKVSKGFMMYDLSRVLPNQRMRASHLERKLKKAGGLENWLVSLGLSRFINVFEGKCAGKFHLAKLNMKKLKDMGADAVGPRRKLLHAIECLCEPHCFLQA, encoded by the coding sequence ATGGTGAAGCCAAAACAAAGACATGTTCCCTTTGTTGTTGGcaagaataagaaaattcaaggTGTCTCTGATGTTGATCCACTTGATCATGGCGATTGGACACTCGTCAAGAAACAGCGAGTCACAATTATAATCCCAGCATTACCTATTAAGATGCAATCCACATTTCCTATTGCAGGGGAGGGTCAGGTACAAGAAATGCCCAGAAAAACAAATTCCCAGTCACAATGCCCATCGTCGACCCCTTCCCCAAAACAATTGGTTAATCAAACTGAGAAAACCATGACATTATCTCCTGAGCATACcactccatcttcaaaaacacTTCATCCACCTGAACCCGCTCTAACACCCCAAAAGCCAACAACTCCATTGCGAAGAATTTCCTCAGACAATTCACCCCCTCATAGGTGTGGAGAAGACTCAAATATTGGATTTTGTACTGCCACAAAAGTGAGTAAAGGCttcatgatgtatgatttaagtaGAGTGTTACCGAATCAAAGGATGAGAGCATCCCATCTGGAGAGAAAACTGAAAAAGGCTGGAGGATTGGAAAATTGGCTAGTTTCCCTTGGGCTCAGCAGATTTATTAATGTATTTGAGGGGAAATGTGCTGGAAAATTTCACCTGGCAAAACTTAACATGAAAAAGCTTAAAGATATGGGTGCAGATGCTGTTGGTCCACGGAGAAAGCTGTTGCATGCCATCGAATGCCTTTGTGAACCACACTGTTTCCTGCAGGCATGA